In a single window of the Prinia subflava isolate CZ2003 ecotype Zambia chromosome 3, Cam_Psub_1.2, whole genome shotgun sequence genome:
- the RIPK4 gene encoding receptor-interacting serine/threonine-protein kinase 4: protein MARDGGSPWAMGLLRTFEESEFSSWEKIGSGGFGQVYKVRHLHWKTWLAIKCSPSLHVDEKERMELLEEARKMEMAKFRYILPVYGICKEPVGLVMEYMETGSLEKLLASEPLPWELRFRIIHETAVGMNFLHCMSPPLLHLDLKPANILLDAHYHVKISDFGLAKCNGLSHSHDISMDGLCGTIAYLPPERIKEKNRCFDTKHDVYSFSIVVWGVLTQKKPFAEENNILHIMVKVVKGHRPELPAVSKSRPHSCNNLIKLMQKCWQDDPGERPTFQEITSETEALCEKPEDETKEMITQDLDTKNAPEQQPEGICALSQKKQEPALPSVKDYSLSELLSQLDSGISQTMEGPEDLSRSSSESKLASSDKRLSGVSSVDSAFSSRGSLSLSFERESSDIGTTDIQKRKLTEAILSGDTGKLMKILQPQDVDIVLDGNSSLLHLAVEAGQEECVKWLLLYNANPNLTNKKGSTPLHIAIEKKFKSIAELIMARKININAKDEDQWTALHFAAQNGDDFSTKMLLDKNASLNEVDFEGRAPIHIACQYGQENIVRILLRRGVNVNAKGKDDWVPLHYAAWQGHLPIVKLLAKQRGADVNVQTADGRTSLHLAAQRGHYRVARLLIDLESDVNVRNGLLQTALHIAAETGHTSTSRLLLKHGADIEAATAEGYTALHLASRSGHLATTKLLMDERASVLARGPLDRTALHLAAENGHSEVVEGLVSAENVNVSDSEGFTALHLAARGGHVKAVEVLLKHGAHTDLPRPKCQTPLLPAQHGRNSSLAVLLSDT, encoded by the exons GGAGCGCATGGAGCTACTGGAAGAGGCCAGGAAGATGGAAATGGCAAAGTTCCGCTACATCCTCCCTGTTTATGGCATCTGCAAGGAGCCTGTGGGCTTGGTCATGGAGTACATGGAGACAGGCTCTCTGGAAAAGCTCCTGGCGTctgagcccctgccctgggagctgcgCTTCCGCATCATCCACGAGACAGCAGTGGGGATGAACTTCCTGCACTGCATGTCCCCCCCGCTGCTCCACCTGGACCTCAAGCCTGCAAACATCCTGCTGGATGCCCACTACCACGTCAAG atttctgACTTTGGGCTTGCAAAGTGCAATGGCTTGTCCCATTCCCATGACATCAGCATGGATGGTTTGTGTGGCACGATTGCCTATCTCCCTCCAGAACGCATCAAGGAGAAAAACAGGTGTTTTGACACCAAACACGATGTGTACAG cttttccATTGTGGTTTGGGGAGTTCTTACACAGAAGAAGCCTTTTGCAG aggaaaacaacattttACATATTATGGTAAAAGTAGTTAAAGGCCACCGCCCAGAGCTACCTGCTGTTTCCAAATCCAGGCCTCATTCATGTAATAACTTGATCAAACTGATGCAGAAATGTTGGCAGGATGATCCTGGTGAGCGGCCAACATTTCAAG aaatcaCTTCAGAAACAGAGGCCCTTTGTGAAAAACCAGAAGATGAAACAAAGGAGATGATAACTCAGGACCTGGACACCAAGAatgccccagagcagcagcctgag GGGATTTGTGCACTCTCCCAGAAGAAACAGGAGCCTGCTCTACCATCAGTTAAGGATTACAGTCTCTCAGAGTTGTTGTCTCAGTTGGATTCAGGGATTTCACAGACTATGGAAGGCCCTGAGGATCTCAGCCGCAGCTCTTCTGAGTCCAAACTTGCCTCCAGTGACAAGAGACTTTCAGGAGTTTCATCTGTAGATTCAGCTTTTTCATCCAGAGgatccctttccctttcctttgaaaGGGAGAGTTCAG ACATTGGTACTACAGACATACAGAAGAGGAAGCTAACGGAGGCAATTTTGTCTGGAGACACCGGCAAGCTGATGAAGATCCTCCAGCCTCAAGATGTTGATATTGTTTTAGATGGAAACTCCAGTCTTCTGCACTTGGCTGTTGAAGCAGGGCAAGAGGAATGTGTCAAATGGCTCCTGCTGTACAATGCTAACCCTAACCTCACCAACAAGAAAGGGTCCACCCCTCTTCACATAGCCATCgagaagaaatttaaaagcatCGCAGAGCTAATTATGGCCAGGAAAATCAACATCAACGCCAAAGACGAGGACCAGTGGACCGCTCTCCACTTCGCCGCCCAAAACGGGGACGACTTCAGCACCAAAATGCTGCTTGACAAGAACGCCTCCTTAAACGAGGTGGATTTCGAGGGCAGAGCCCCCATCCACATAGCCTGCCAGTACGGCCAGGAGAACATCGTGCGCATCCTGCTGAGGAGGGGCGTCAACGTGAACGCCAAGGGCAAGGACGACTGGGTGCCCCTTCACTACGCCGCCTGGCAGGGCCACCTGCCCATCGTCAAGCTGCTGGCCAAGCAGCGCGGCGCCGACGTCAACGTGCAGACGGCGGACGGCAGGACCTCGCTGCACCTGGCGGCGCAGCGGGGCCACTACCGCGTCGCCCGCCTGCTCATCGACCTCGAGTCGGATGTCAACGTGCGGAACGGGCTGCTGCAGACCGCGCTGCACATCGCTGCCGAGACCGGCCACACCAGCACCTCCCGGCTGCTCCTCAAGCACGGCGCCGACATCGAGGCCGCCACGGCGGAAGGGTACACGGCCCTGCACCTGGCGTCCCGCAGCGGCCACCTGGCCACGACGAAGCTGCTGATGGACGAGAGGGCCAGCGTTCTAGCCAGGGGGCCTCTGGACAGGACAGCGTTGCACCTGGCCGCCGAGAACGGGCACTCCGAGGTGGTGGAAGGACTCGTCAGCGCGGAGAACGTCAATGTTTCCGACAGCGAGGGGTTCACGGCTCTGCACCTGGCAGCGAGAGGGGGGCACGTGAAGGCAGTGGAGGTTCTCCTGAAGCACGGGGCTCACACTGACCTGCCCAGACCCAAGTGTCAGACCCCgctcctgcctgctcagcaCGGCAGGAATAGCTCGCTGGCCGTGTTGTTAAGTGACACTTAA